From a single Aspergillus puulaauensis MK2 DNA, chromosome 2, nearly complete sequence genomic region:
- a CDS encoding bifunctional cytochrome P450/NADPH--P450 reductase (COG:Q;~EggNog:ENOG410PIBE;~InterPro:IPR003097,IPR001433,IPR036396,IPR001094, IPR017927,IPR001709,IPR017972,IPR023173,IPR029039, IPR001128,IPR008254,IPR017938,IPR039261,IPR023206;~PFAM:PF00067,PF00175,PF00258,PF00667;~go_function: GO:0003958 - NADPH-hemoprotein reductase activity [Evidence IEA];~go_function: GO:0005506 - iron ion binding [Evidence IEA];~go_function: GO:0010181 - FMN binding [Evidence IEA];~go_function: GO:0016491 - oxidoreductase activity [Evidence IEA];~go_function: GO:0016705 - oxidoreductase activity, acting on paired donors, with incorporation or reduction of molecular oxygen [Evidence IEA];~go_function: GO:0020037 - heme binding [Evidence IEA];~go_function: GO:0070330 - aromatase activity [Evidence IEA];~go_process: GO:0055114 - oxidation-reduction process [Evidence IEA]), with translation MGKLSNIPQPPGVPLLGNLFDIDMELPLQSLYDLADKHGEIYRMRFPGHTFIIACSYDMVNEFCDEKRFPKTIFALKEMRHAMHDGLFTAIDGETEPAWAIAHRILVPAFGPSSLRLMFDGMYDIASQLALKWARYGREPITVTDDFTRLTLDTIALCSMDFRFNSYYKDGVHPFVEAMGDFLTESGDRARRLPIPSFFYRGKDKKFFGDIEVMRQTANEILQERKTEKNLDSRKDLLSAMLNGVDPKTGLKMTEESILDNLITFLIAGHETTSGMLSFAMYHLMKHPDTYRKAQQEVDEVCGKTPIRFEHLSKLSYISAVLRETLRLTPPLPVFNVAPKQDEVVGGQYVVKAGELIIVLVGSSHLDPKVYGADVKEFKPERMLDANFDRLNKEFPNSWKPFGNGTRGCIGRPFAWQEALLVIAMLLQNFDFEFDDPDYTLSLKQTLTVKPANFKVRAIPRDGLRATELGHRLAGTAAPANSRPIAARNGTGTSPNGAKGKPLSIYYGSNSGTCQSMAERLAADAFAHGFSASVVDAVDNATEKLPKDQPVVIITASYEGQPPDNAGQFVHWLEGLEVSDALQGVSYAVFGCGHHDWAATFHRIPRLVDSSIAQHGGSRVAALGLTDVAGGNEMTDFEAWEDGVFWPAMKKKYGAAAPQGPSLSVTVSNPRKSILHQDGKEARVVATSILTAEDADVKKQHIEIELPSGMAYRAGDYLAVLPVNPPEQVHRALRHFHLPWDAHLTISAKAVTFLPDSGPVPAVDVFGSYVELAQPATKRNILSLIDAANEPVTKAKLDTLLADGYYASEVLANRISVLDLLESNPDIDLAISDFLRMLPPMRVRQYSIGSSPVWSPRRVVLTYSVFSGGQGKRRAGVATSYLSTLQAGDVVHAAVRPSHAAFHLPADVENTPVIMIAAGTGIAPFRGFIQERAGMRAAGRVTAPAVLYFGCREPGKDDLYRGELDQWEASEVVSVRRAYSRQAEASEGCRHVHDRLWKDRDSFLELWEKGARVYICGSRAVGDSAKSMLVDILLDAKKTQGEETTRETISTWFEGLKNTRYVVDVFD, from the exons ATGGGAAAATTGAGCAACATCCCACAGCCTCCGGGCGTCCCCCTTTTGGGGAATCTCTTCGATATTGATATGGAACTGCCCCTTCAGTCGCTGTACGATCTAGCAGACAAACATG GCGAAATCTACCGGATGCGTTTTCCAGGGCATACATTTATCATCGCCTGTAGCTATGACATGGTGAATGAGTTCTGCGACGAAAAGCGCTTCCCAAAGACCATCTTCGCCCTCAAG GAGATGAGACATGCGATGCACGACGGACTGTTCACG GCCATTGATGGCGAGACAGAGCCCGCCTGGGCCATTGCGCACCGGATCCTCGTCCCTGCATTTGGACCCTCATCCCTTCGACTCATGTTTGACGGAATGTACGACATTGCAAGCCAGCTGGCCTTGAAATGGGCACGATACGGACGAGAACCCATCACGGTGACCGACGACTTCACGCGCCTGACTCTGGACACGATCGCGCTGTGTTCAATGGACTTTCGATTCAACAGCTACTACAAGGACGGCGTCCACCCGTTTGTTGAAGCAATGGGTGATTTTCTCACCGAGAGCGGCGATAGAGCGCGACGATTGCCCATTCCTTCGTTCTTCTATCGTGGTAAGGACAAGAAGTTCTTTGGGGATATCGAGGTGATGAGGCAGACAGCGAACGAGATCCTGCAAGAGCGCAAGACGGAGAAGAATCTCGACTCGCGCAAGGACTTGCTTTCTGCCATGCTGAATGGCGTTGATCCAAAGACTGGCCTCAAGATGACCGAAGAGAGTATCCTCGATAACCTGATTACGTTCCTTATTGCTGGCCACGAGACGACGTCGGGGATGCTTTCGTTCGCTATGTACCATCTCATGAAGCACCCAGACACATATCGCAAGGCACAGCAGGAAGTGGATGAAGTCTGTGGCAAGACGCCGATTAGATTCGAGCACCTGTCCAAACTCTCGTATATCTCAGCT GTCCTTAGAGAGACACTGCGACTCACGCCTCCGCTTCCTGTGTTCAACGTTGCACCCAAGCAGGACGAAGTAGTAGGAGGTCAATACGTGGTGAAAGCAGGCGAGCTGATCATCGTGCTGGTAGGGTCGTCCCATCTGGACCCGAAGGTATACGGGGCAGACGTCAAGGAATTCAAGCCAGAACGCATGCTGGACGCCAACTTCGACCGCCTCAATAAGGAATTCCCCAATTCCTGGAAACCGTTTGGAAATGGTACGCGTGGCTGCATTGGCCGGCCGTTTGCCTGGCAGGAAGCATTGCTTGTTATTGCGATGCTCCTGCAGAACTTTGACTTCGAGTTTGACGACCCAGACTACACGCTCAGTCTGAAACAGACGTTGACCGTGAAGCCGGCTAATTTCAAGGTCAGGGCAATTCCCCGTGATGGCCTGAGAGCAACAGAACTAGGGCATAGACTGGCTGGAACGGCTGCACCGGCGAACTCGCGTCCAATTGCAGCCAGAAATGGCACTGGTACATCGCCAAATGGCGCGAAGGGAAAGCCATTGAGCATATACTATGGCTCCAATAGTGGAACCTGCCAGTCCATGGCCGAGCGTCTGGCGGCTGATGCTTTTGCACACGGTTTCTCTGCCAGCGTGGTGGACGCCGTTGACAACGCCACTGAGAAGCTCCCAAAAGACCAACCGGTAGTCATTATCACGGCCTCATATGAGGGTCAGCCACCGGACAATGCCGGTCAATTTGTGCACTGGCTCGAAGGCCTCGAGGTTAGCGACGCCCTCCAGGGTGTGTCGTATGCTGTCTTTGGTTGTGGCCACCACGACTGGGCCGCCACATTCCACCGTATCCCTAGACTGGTGGATTCATCCATAGCTCAACATGGAGGCTCTCGCGTTGCTGCTTTAGGTCTGACCGATGTCGCAGGAGGAAACGAGATGACGGACTTTGAGGCCTGGGAAGATGGGGTCTTCTGgccggcgatgaagaagaaatatggCGCTGCAGCCCCTCAAGGCCCTTCGCTGAGCGTCACAGTGAGCAACCCTCGCAAATCGATCCTCCATCAAGATGGTAAAGAGGCTAGAGTGGTAGCCACGTCCATATTGACTGCCGAGGATGCCGATGTTAAGAAACAACACATTGAGATCGAGCTGCCCTCGGGCATGGCGTACAGGGCAGGCGACTATCTTGCAGTGCTGCCAGTCAACCCCCCTGAACAAGTCCACCGAGCGCTACGACATTTCCATCTCCCATGGGATGCACACCTTACAATCTCAGCCAAGGCAGTAACCTTCCTTCCGGACAGCGGCCCAGTCCCTGCTGTGGATGTATTCGGATCCTATGTGGAATTGGCCCAGCCTGCCACTAAACGCAACATACTGAGTCTTATCGATGCAGCTAATGAGCCCGTTACAAAGGCCAAGCTGGACACGCTTCTTGCCGATGGATACTACGCCTCGGAGGTCCTTGCCAACCGTATCTCGGTCCTGGATCTGCTCGAGAGTAACCCCGACATTGACCTTGCCATATCAGACTTCCTCCGCATGCTGCCCCCTATGCGTGTTAGGCAGTACAGCATCGGCTCATCCCCTGTCTGGAGCCCGCGTCGTGTCGTCTTGACGTACTCGGTCTTTTCTGGAGGTCAGGGAAAACGTCGTGCTGGAGTGGCAACTAGCTACCTATCTACTCTCCAAGCAGGAGATGTTGTACATGCTGCTGTTCGGCCGTCTCATGCTGCCTTTCATCTCCCTGCTGATGTTGAAAACACTCCGGTCATCATGATTGCGGCTGGCACTGGTATTGCTCCTTTTAGAGGGTTTATTCAAGAACGAGCGGGGATGCGTGCTGCAGGACGGGTGACTGCACCCGCAGTACTCTACTTTGGATGTCGTGAGCCAGGAAAAGATGATTTATACAGGGGTGAATTGGATCAGTGGGAGGCCAGTGAAGTGGTCTCCGTTCGACGGGCATATAGCCGGCAGGCGGAGGCCAGTGAAGGATGCCGGCATGTGCATGACAGACTGTGGAAGGACAGGGATAGCTTCCTAGAATTATGGGAGAAAGGGGCTCGTGTTTATATCTGCGGCAGTAGAGCAGTCGGTGACTCTGCGAAGTCGATGCTTGTTGATATCCTCCTGGACGCGAAGAAGACGCAGGGCGAAGAGACAACGAGAGAGACGATCAGCACTTGGTTTGAGGGTTTGAAGAACACTCGATATGTTGTGGATGTGTTTGATTAA
- a CDS encoding uncharacterized protein (COG:Q;~EggNog:ENOG410Q1BW;~InterPro:IPR029063,IPR013217;~PFAM:PF13649,PF13489,PF08242,PF08241,PF13847): MSIPNRPEWATVNLQWSPDVGPVPVSEAMRPTRESQGEQEMIARMWVMCAIQMQDKLRSATCTKPHFERYRSWITQEYEKFTQPGYPQVPDSSELVDMSSDDRLAAMNELRERVKDTHLWPVIEGPWRVYENAVDIVEGRVKLVKVLLKDGLLEKFYDWANGLSEVRPLFNLMGRSNPGLRILEIGAGTGGTTARALEGLKSDDGQRLYSSYVFTDISPLFFDSARRRFEAYDGIEYQDLDISRDPTEQGFETGAYDLVIASNVLHATPCLVNTLKNVRKLLKPNGFLFNQELSPPGKYVDFMVGMLPGWWLGDADGRTGGPCITPEEWDKRLQQAGFEGLHAVGLDSDPPFYYNANMIARAA; this comes from the exons ATGTCAATTCCGAACAGGCCAGAATGGGCGACAGTCAACCTGCAATGGTCCCCCGACGTAGGACCAGTCCCCGTCAGCGAGGCCATGAGGCCTACTCGCGAGTCGCAGGGAGAGCAGGAAATGATTGCCCGGATGTGGGTGATGTGCGCCATACAGATGCAAGACAAACTGCGTTCTGCAACTTGCACGAAACCACACTTTGAGCGCTATCGGTCTTGGATAACACAAGAGTATGAGAAGTTTACGCAGCCAGGGTATCCCCAGGTTCCAGACTCGAGCGAGCTGGTAGACATGAGCAGTGACGATCGTCTGGCTGCCATGAACGAGTTGCGAGAACGGGTCAAAGATACGCACTTGTGGCCTGTGATTGAAGGGCCCTGGCGAGTGTACGAAAATGCTGTTGATATTGTCGAGGGGCGCGTGAAGCTGGTGAAGGTGCTCTTGAAAGACGGACTGCTGGAAAAGTTCTATGACTGGGCGAATGGACTCTCTGAAGTGCGTCCCCTGTTCAACCTCATGGGCCGCAGTAACCCTGGACTGCGCATCCTGGAGATAGGAGCCGGCACTGGGGGAACGACAGCTCGGGCTTTAGAGGGATTGAAGTCAGACGATGGACAGCGGTTGTATAGTAGCTACGTCTTCACCGACATCTCGCCTCTGTTCTTCGACTCCGCCAGACGCCGATTCGAGGCATACGATGGCATCGAGTATCAAGATTTGGATATTTCGCGTGATCCTACTGAACAGGGATTCGAAACCGGGGCATACGACCTTGTCATTGCATCGAAC GTACTGCACGCAACGCCATGTCTCGTCAACACATTGAAGAACGTTCGAAAACTACTGAAACCCAAcggcttcctcttcaaccaaGAGCTCTCGCCTC CCGGCAAGTATGTTGATTTCATGGTG GGAATGCTGCCAGGATGGTGGCTAGGCGACGCAGACGGACGCACAGGAGGGCCATGTATAACTCCTGAGGAATGGGACAAGCGTTTGCAGCAGGCAGGGTTCGAGGGACTGCATGCAGTGGGACTAGACAGTGACCCCCCGTTTTACTACAACGCCAACATGATTGCCAGAGCAGCCTAG
- a CDS encoding uncharacterized protein (COG:Q;~EggNog:ENOG410PHWX;~InterPro:IPR036291,IPR002347;~PFAM:PF08659,PF00106,PF13561;~go_process: GO:0055114 - oxidation-reduction process [Evidence IEA]), with product MSLDRYAAVHTATPQGRGDARPTADQVLHDQEPLESHWSDKVILITGGTAGLGAESARVLHKTGARIFIMGRDDAKGRKVANEISASNPDHPPIEVIQMDQSSLQSVQDGADELLKRSGGKLNVLMANAGIVASPIKETQDGFEAVFAINYLSPFLLVRLLTPALIASTTPEFNSRLVVVSSAGHRAGNVDPDKYNFVGEGYDTSKAYARSKTASILMANEFERRYGKQGVHALSLNPGIIMDTEISRGLPGSSESRRPMYYKMEPLLAFYEKDVEQGAATQVWATIAKELEGKGGLYLDDIQVAGEATFDGQLCRPGWKPYIWDEKMAARVWGDSLAMLGLAGFQC from the coding sequence ATGTCTCTAGATCGCTATGCTGCCGTCCACACTGCCACTCCCCAAGGCAGAGGTGATGCCCGGCCCACCGCCGACCAGGTGCTTCACGACCAGGAGCCCCTCGAATCCCACTGGAGCGACAAGGTAATTCTAATTACTGGGGGAACGGCCGGTCTAGGTGCAGAGTCAGCCCGCGTCCTGCACAAGACCGGGGCCAGGATCTTCATCATGGGACGAGACGACGCGAAAGGCCGGAAAGTCGCCAACGAGATATCCGCGAGCAACCCGGACCATCCACCAATTGAGGTTATCCAGATGGACCAGAGCAGCCTGCAAAGTGTCCAGGATGGGGCAGACGAGCTTTTGAAGAGAAGCGGTGGAAAGCTCAACGTGCTCATGGCAAATGCCGGTATCGTCGCGTCGCCGATTAAGGAAACGCAGGATGGCTTCGAGGCCGTCTTTGCGATCAACTACTTGTCGCCATTTCTCCTCGTGCGACTGCTTACGCCGGCGCTTATTGCCTCTACGACACCGGAGTTTAATTCGCGACTTGTCGTTGTTTCCAGCGCCGGTCACCGCGCAGGCAATGTTGACCCGGACAAATACAACTTCGTCGGCGAGGGCTATGACACGTCCAAGGCATACGCACGGAGCAAAACAGCCAGTATCCTTATGGCTAATGAGTTCGAGCGCAGATATGGAAAGCAAGGAGTGCACGCCCTGAGTCTTAACCCGGGCATCATCATGGACACCGAAATCTCGCGCGGTCTCCCTGGAAGCTCAGAGTCACGCCGACCAATGTACTACAAGATGGAGCCTTTATTAGCGTTCTACGAGAAGGATGTCGAGCAAGGAGCGGCTACTCAGGTATGGGCGACCATAGCAAAGGAGCTGGAAGGTAAAGGCGGGCTGTATCTAGACGATATCCAGGTTGCTGGTGAAGCTACTTTCGACGGCCAGTTATGCCGGCCAGGCTGGAAGCCCTACATCTGGGACGAGAAAATGGCTGCAAGAGTATGGGGAGACAGCTTGGCTATGCTCGGGCTAGCAGGATTCCAATGTTAA
- a CDS encoding serine hydrolase domain-containing protein (COG:V;~EggNog:ENOG410Q1FI;~InterPro:IPR001466,IPR012338;~MEROPS:MER0006204;~PFAM:PF00144) yields the protein MSDFDTLLADYTRKENPKVHGVICKCVDGKGNEIYSKVAGYDSVLPTASPLREDIVLKVASATKLITSIALLQCIDKGLIGLDEPLTKVLPEFSEKQILTDASGSDFVFEPSKVPVTARHLLTHTSGLGYRFTHRLLRLRAEARDRAGEKPSLRVTDRYEMPLVFEPGTGWLYGCSLDWAGVVVSRLHGGVSLEQYFVENIWQKLGLSAPFPCFNIARHPEYNARAMGGALRAPDGTLQPHDRWAFDNPEDQDGGSGLSCTAKDYVAVLADLVSDSPRLLKPTTIEEMFTPQLVPKSPSVQMMLGLRPAWDTVSGPIAEDVINHGLGGILTVGEVVEIGQPKGMLGWGGASNIVWWANRDLRVAGFFATQQAPFGNPTVTKLVNEWKKDFWGQFDSIDHA from the exons ATGTCTGACTTTGACACCCTGCTCGCCGACTACACCAGGAAGGAGAATCCCAAGGTCCACGGCGTCATCTGCAAATGCGTCGACGGAAAAG GGAATGAAATATACAGCAAAGTAGCCGGCTACGACTCGGTCCTGCCCACTGCCTCTCCCCTCCGTGAAGACATCGTCCTCAAGGTCGCCAGCGCCACGAAGCTCATTACCAGCATTGCGCTGCTGCAATGCATCGACAAAGGTCTTATAGGCCTGGACGAGCCGCTCACTAAGGTCTTGCCTGAGTTCTCCGAGAAGCAGATCCTGACTGATGCCTCTGGCTCGGACTTTGTCTTTGAGCCCAGCAAAGTCCCAGTCACTGCAAGGCACCTTCTGACGCATACGTCTGGATTGGGATATCGGTTTACACATAGACTCCTACGACTAAGAGCCGAAGCCCGCGATCGtgctggcgagaagccaTCTCTGCGCGTCACTGACCGGTACGAAATGCCGCTCGTCTTTGAGCCAGGGACGGGGTGGCTGTACGGATGCAGTCTGGACtgggctggggttgtggtgAGCAGACTGCACGGTGGAGTCTCGCTGGAGCAGTACTTTGTAGAGAATATCTGGCAGAAGTTGGGTCTCTCTGCCCCATTCCCATGCTTCAACATCGCTCGTCACCCTGAGTATAATGCCCGGGCGATGGGAGGTGCACTGCGAGCACCAGACGGAACACTCCAGCCCCACGATCGATGGGCGTTTGACAATCCAGAGGACCAGGATGGGGGAAGTGGTCTTTCCTGTACGGCCAAGGACTACGTGGCAGTTCTGGCTGATCTTGTTTCCGACTCGCCCAGACTGCTCAAGCCGACGACTATCGAGGAGATGTTTACGCCACAGCTTGTGCCAAAGTCCCCTAGCGTCCAGATGATGCTGGGACTGCGCCCTGCATGGGATACTGTTTCAGGCCCGATCGCGGAGGATGTTATCAACCACGGGCTGGGTGGAATACTAACCGTGGGGGAGGTGGTCGAGATAGGGCAGCCCAAGGGGATGctgggatggggaggagCTTCGAATATCGTCTGGTGGGCGAACAGAGACCTGCGCGTTGCTGGCTTCTTTGCAACCCAGCAGGCGCCATTTGGGAATCCTACAGTGACCAAGCTTGTGAATGAGTGGAAGAAGGACTTCTGGGGCCAGTTTGATAGTATAGACCATGCATAG
- a CDS encoding zinc-binding alcohol dehydrogenase family protein (COG:C;~EggNog:ENOG410PMRT;~InterPro:IPR013149,IPR036291,IPR020843,IPR011032;~PFAM:PF00107;~go_function: GO:0016491 - oxidoreductase activity [Evidence IEA];~go_process: GO:0055114 - oxidation-reduction process [Evidence IEA]), which produces MAPRTQTAIIQTEKSISTRIPLTINRSAPIPEVKSDHHVLVRVLAVALNPNDHKMVTHFNTPNSIAGCDFCGIIVSPASSSSSTADSLPEGTRVCGALFPYSPADADNGSFSQFCVVDSRLLVKVPDSWSDLEAASLGVGWSTISLAFSDPNALNLEGLPTKPSHQAKEPVLVYGGATASGTLACQLLSLMGYTPIAIASSKSAELAIKYGASATASYASKDCVETVKSLAGKPIRRMLDCITDAESAAICYNAMARTGGTYACLEECPVAWRTRKIVKVKEVMGFQVLGVDINLGDSTYTRAGDEKLMAIGIKWAGEIQALMESGQLKAHPLRELPGGWEALIEGLEMLRKGEVRGQKLVVRIPQD; this is translated from the exons ATGGCACCACGCACACAAACCGCAATTATCCAGACTGAGAAATCAATCTCGACAAGGATTCCTCTTACTATTAATCGCTCTGCACCTATTCCTGAGGTAAAGTCAGACCACCATGTGCTTGTCCGGGTGCTTGCGGTGGCATTGAACCCGAACGACCACAAGATGGTCACCCACTTCAACACGCCAAACAGTATAGCAGGATGCGATTTCTGTGGTATCATCGTCAGCcctgcttcatcctcgtcttcaacTGCAGACAGCCTCCCCGAGGGCACAAGAGTCTGCGGTGCGCTGTTTCCGTACAGCCCAGCAGACGCCGACAACGGATCCTTCTCGCAATTCTGCGTGGTCGACTCTCGTCTGCTGGTCAAAGTCCCTGATAGCTGGAGTGATCTCGAAGCTGCATCGCTTGGAGTTGGGTGGTCCACCATCTCGCTTGCATTTTCCGATCCCAATGCGCTGAACCTGGAAGGGCTGCCCACCAAGCCTTCTCACCAGGCGAAGGAGCCCGTGCTTGTTTACGGCGGTGCAACTGCATCCGGCACCTTGGCCTGTCAATTGCTGAGTCT GATGGGATACACACCGATCGCCATTGCATCCAGCAAGTCCGCCGAACTGGCAATCAAATACGGCGCGAGCGCGACAGCTTCGTACGCATCCAAGGACTGCGTCGAAACCGTCAAGTCACTCGCTGGTAAACCTATCCGTCGCATGCTAGACTGCATCACGGACGCCGAATCAGCTGCCATATGCTACAATGCAATGGCTCGCACCGGGGGCACTTATGCGTGTCTCGAGGAATGCCCCGTGGCCTGGCGCACTCGCAAGATCGTCAAGGTAAAGGAGGTAATGGGATTTCAGGTCCTTGGAGTGGATATCAACCTGGGCGACTCCACATACACAAGAGCAGGAGACGAGAAGCTCATGGCAATCGGGATAAAGTGGGCGGGCGAGATACAGGCCTTGATGGAGTCGGGGCAGCTCAAGGCACACCCACTAAGAGAGCTTCCAGGCGGTTGGGAAGCTTTAATTGAGGGTCTGGAAATGCTACGCAAGGGAGAGGTGCGAGGACAAAAGCTTGTTGTGCGAATTCCACAGGACTAG
- a CDS encoding cytochrome P450 (COG:Q;~EggNog:ENOG410PKVT;~InterPro:IPR001128,IPR002403,IPR036396;~PFAM:PF00067;~TransMembrane:1 (i7-26o);~go_function: GO:0004497 - monooxygenase activity [Evidence IEA];~go_function: GO:0005506 - iron ion binding [Evidence IEA];~go_function: GO:0016705 - oxidoreductase activity, acting on paired donors, with incorporation or reduction of molecular oxygen [Evidence IEA];~go_function: GO:0020037 - heme binding [Evidence IEA];~go_process: GO:0055114 - oxidation-reduction process [Evidence IEA]) has protein sequence MTGDISPLAWSIAVCVALAVIVARWMGRASKEPPSLGGSMLSNTYQYMTDMHGFLQRVASAQRSSKIVRFRLGPKKIYMVSGEKNIQAINRPSHSISPDVFFLEVMANVWGARKDEVAKFEQDKSGRSKNPVPGHDIKPGQTRLWHGQHHVYSEYLQRTDHANALSDKYFDLFSERLAKQPLGEWTELRLSQFFESEMAEAALVALMGSRIVEINPGFWPAMWEFARLAPRLMWGLPRWVNPRPWEIREEFHRMCRRYLDAAESEFDWNGPDVDAEWEPHYGSRMARELIGWAKQNLSPETTAGMVATFIFGTNANSVPMSTWAMMEIIADPKLYRAVREECLAASTVDASTGQRVFNPQKLLSMPLLQSVYIETLRLHVSINVTRQVTQSLTLDGHVLTPGSLIQAPSQIGQYNEAVWGSDGHPAAEFWAGRHIKYASGKPEFTMAGRTASFFPFGGGPSICPGRVFAKQEILMTVAAIVTRFEIELVEWTHPDGSKSDRPAQNDQSYIGAVGIPPDRDMKVRWKRLW, from the exons ATGACTGGCGATATTTCACCCCTGGCTTGGAGCATTGCAGTATGTGTGGCCCTTGCGGTCATCGTCGCTCGATGGATGGGAAGGGCCTCGAAGGAGCCACCGTCCCTCGGGGGCAGCATGCTGTCGAACACGTACCAGTACATGACAGACATGCACGGATTCCTACAGCGTGTTGC TTCGGCGcagcgcagcagcaagatcGTCAGGTTCCGACTTGGACCGAAGAAGATATACATGGTCTCAGGCGAGAAGAACATCCAGGCAATCAACCGGCCGTCGCACAGTATCAGCCCCgatgtcttcttccttgagGTAATGGCCAATGTCTGGGGCGCGAGGAAGGACGAAGTGGCCAAGTTCGAGCAGGACAAGTCCGGCCGCAGCAAGAACCCTGTGCCAGGCCACGATATCAAGCCAGGGCAGACGCGACTTTGGCATGGACAGCATCACGTTTACTCGGAATACCTGCAGCGAACTGACCATGCCAATGCCCTCAGCGACAAGTACTTCGATCTGTTCTCCGAGCGTCTAGCTAAGCAGCCTCTGGGGGAGTGGACGGAGCTGCGTCTGAGCCAGTTCTTCGAGAGCGAAATGGCCGAAGCTGCACTCGTCGCATTAATGGGCTCTCGCATCGTCGAGATTAATCCTGGTTTCTGGCCGGCAATGTGGGAATTCGCCCGCCTCGCACCGCGCCTGATGTGGGGGTTGCCTCGATGGGTGAATCCCAGGCCTTGGGAAATCCGCGAGGAGTTCCACCGCATGTGTCGCCGCTATCTTGATGCAGCCGAGAGCGAGTTTGACTGGAATGGGCCCGATGTCGACGCCGAGTGGGAGCCTCACTATGGGTCCAGAATGGCACGCGAGCTCATCGGATGGGCGAAGCAGAATCTCTCGCCTGAGACAACGGCTGGGATGGTGGCGACGTTTATCTTCGGGACGAATGCAAACTCGGTGCCCATGTCGACCTGGGCCATGATGGAAATCATCGCGGACCCAAAGTTATATCGTGCGGTGCGAGAGGAGTGTCTGGCTGCGAGCACTGTCGACGCTTCGACCGGCCAGCGCGTCTTCAATCCTCAGAAGCTCCTCTCGATGCCTCTTCTGCAGTCTGTCTATATAGAGACGCTGCGTCTGCATGTATCGATCAATGTCACCCGTCAGGTTACGCAATCTTTAACTCTCGATGGACACGTTCTCACCCCGGGGTCGCTTATCCAAGCACCAAGTCAGATCGGGCAATATAACGAGGCAGTCTGGGGCTCTGATGGACACCCTGCAGCGGAATTCTGGGCTGGAAGACACATTAAATACGCTAGTGGCAAGCCCGAGTTCACAATGGCCGGGCGAACGGCATCTTTCTTTCCATTTG GGGGTGGTCCCTCCATCTGCCCCGGGCGTGTCTTCGCAAAGCAGGAGATCTTGATGACAGTGGCTGCTATTGTCACGCGGTTTGAAATAGAGCTGGTCGAATGGACACATCCAGATGGATCCAAGTCGGATCGGCCAGCGCAGAATGACCAGTCCTATATCGGGGCTGTGGGCATTCCTCCTGACCGGGACATGAAGGTGCGCTGGAAGCGACTGTGGTAG